The DNA sequence CTATTTTCTGTGATAACTTTAGCACTGAGTTACTCACAGCAAATCCAGTGCTACATAATAGTACCAAGCATTTTTAACTTGATGTTCAAATTATTCGAGAGAAGCTAAATTTCAAATCTCTCCGTGTGGTTCACATTCTAGGGAATGAACATGTAGCTGATATATTAACAAAGCCCAGTGACTGCTTTTTCGAGGTTGAAGGACAAACTTGAGTGATTCAGAGGCCTCACTCGAGTTTGCGGGGGAGTGTTAAAGGTAGTATTGTAAAACAGGCTCAAGATGAGCTCAAGAAAAGTCAAGAAAGTGTAAACTGTTGCGTTCTGTTCTAATAATCAATTTTACAGATTCACATTTTTTCTTCCTCTGTTTTACTTGCTGAAAAAAGTTTTTTTCATAGAAAACCCTTTATGTCATTGGTCAATAAATTactgtatatataaaataagattagAATCTCTGATATTTATTTAAGTGGACAAGTGAATTAACTACTCAACTAACAAAAATTATCTAATTTGAATAGTTTAATTGgtcttttttacttaaataaaatttaaaatttaaaattttgtattgtgtatatagtaatttattagataataataaattttttaaatagaattttaactGCAACGGATTAATTTTTGattgattaaattaaaaaatacaatgaaaaaaagtaatatgatttttttttaaatacgagCTCTTCTTAAATTTCAAGTATGATAGTACTCTAGTgaattttatatgtaaaatattatCATTTGCTTAAGTATGTTCATTATCGAGATAAATTTGGACAGCTATACATAGTTTTACACTTTAATTAATAATCAAGTCATATGGGCTTAATTTTCAAATCTATTATTTTTTCAAGTCCTAAGTTAGATAAGTCTTACTTATACACACAAATACCATATGATAATGTTCAGACATAATCACTATTTTTTTAAGGCTGCCTTTAATGACtcttgattttaaattaaaagaatataaaatatacacgTTACAaggaggaaaaacaaaaaaaaaagggaaaaaggagAATACAAAACGTAAAACTAATCACATGGAAAGAAAATTATATTGATTGAAAACCTTGGTTGGTTGATGCATTTTATTTGCGGCCGACACGCCATCAATATCTGCATGTGTAAGGCACGTGATCACAACCTTTTGGTATCTCATGGGATCTTAATTCTTTAGTTTGTattaaaaatggaaaaaaagaaaaagaaaaaacttaaTCCAAACAAAATTATTTAGGAACTTATTACATTTTTTCCCTCCAAACTAATATTTCACTAaagttttgtgtgtgtgtgtgtgtgtgaattcTATAATAACTATAATTATGATAAATATAGTGGTTATGAAATTATTTTGacaatatttaaaagatatagCTAAAATTAAGAtgatattttttactatttaatttttatcaataatattttacaATTTGCTTATATATAAAGAATCACAAATTTGCTGAGCAAAAGAATCTGCTTTGTGCTATAATGGttgtataacttagaagagaagcAAGAAAATTTGTTGTTGAAGGAGTAGAGACTAGAGAGATCCAAAACTTAGTAGATTCCGTCCAAAATAAAAAGGGCAAAAAggtcaattttaaaataaaaaacaaaaaaataaaaaatactataaggAACACTGCCCAAGAGAAACAACAtgaaaattagaaaatataattaattactattaatGATAAAATGCTACAGCAAAGTAAAACAGGCATGTATTAGGCTAGTGAAAAGTGAACCTACTTGTGAACATACTAAACATAGCTATTGACAAAGACTGTCTTCAAAGAATAGGACATGCATTGTTGTCTTAAATTATTTCAGGTGCAACTTTAtagtataaattaattatttaaggcTTTGGCTAATGAAAATCTTAAGGTTACTTATCAGTGTGATTTTAGTAAATCTATAATACGATgattggatttggatcctctaaattttgaatttcactttagagaataaagtttgatctcttactatttattttataagtgggaccaagagaaaatatgagaaaGAAATTATTCAATAGTGAGAGATcaaactttactctctaaagtgaaattcaaaatttagaagatccaaatccacGGTGATTACATtagttatgatattttaaaaagtgtttttaaaattaaaataaagtatttttattatttaataatttaaaaaaaaagtgttattaaaaaatattaaaatataaaaaaataattaatttaacattTTCATAGTTATTATAGTCACCATAAATATAGACATATTAAAATTCACCtatttatgaatattttaatatcaatgtCATTTTCTCTTAATTCTTTTAAAAGtagtaaatttttataaaagtagttaAACAAAATCATTATTTGAAGGAGTTCAGTTAATTGCTCATTTTCCAAAAATGTCTCTATGACAGAGTTTAAGCATGGAGAAGAACCTTGCTTAGGTCAGACAAGTCTGAAGTTTAGTTGACCAGAACATGATCTTGAGATTATGAAAGCTCAaccaaagaaaaatatatttattggaAAATCTTACACGATTATGAATAAACTATTAGTTAATCTTTCAGGTGTGATTTGCAAAGAGGATAATGAGTGATGAGGTTCCATAACTTGTATATGATAAAATACTTTGCATTATTAAGGGAATAATTTTTTCAATATAAGGATATAAGAGAAAGAGACAAGGCATTGGTGCTATCCAGCTTTGTAAAAAAGAAGCATAACCTATTGTGTTGATATTGTAGGCAAGATTTaatgcctctgaatcaaattctCGATCAAGTCTTAAAACATGGAAAAGAAACAATTCATGTAAAGTTAGAAATGTATATGCATTATTTTCCCTCACTCTTGAATTATTtcattttctcccttttttgATGCATGATACTCATATTTGTAATCATGAAATATTCGAGTATTGATAAAATTGACTACTGAAAAACTAAATTAATGTTATActcgaaaaaatttaaaaatttaacgtGATTTTTTAACAGTCAacaaaaatttaacaattaaatatttttatcaaataaaaattattttttttataaatataatgttAGGTATTTTTGTAGTTAATTTTATCAACACTCAAATAtttcatatttaaaaataattatttacttatATTTGATATTGATTGGAGAGTGAATAATATCTAGTCGGTGCTACAAAAGCTGGCACTGTTTTGGGGAGGGTTGTCTAATCTGGGTTACCAGCTCCCATGGCCCAATTTCCATGTTTCATAGATCTTCACACTGTTCATTATGTGCAAATACAATGTTTCCAACATGGCTGAGACCCAACTTGGTCCCCTCTGTTACATAACTTTTCTTGATCCagcatattaatataatattgcAATCTTGTAGACCATTATGGATAAGTAATGATTAATGAATATTGTTATTTAAATATAACTTCATCATAATCTCTTATTATCACACACATATCTGGCCACTGTGAGAAGAACAGCCACTATCAATAACATAATTCAGGTGAGACATAAAGAGCTATTATATTATGATGAAGAGGAGAATATTATTCACTGCATACAGGGATAGCAGAACACACAACTGGATTTTCAATTTTcatctttactttcttttttatCAATAGCAAATTTCTAGTCAGTTGAGAAAAGAAATTTCATGAAAGTTCTAAAAAACTATAAAGAACATGTTACAGAGGGCATAGTGATCATGGTATTCCCCATACATAAGCAAAGCAGGGGCCAAGCACCACAAAACCAAAGGTATAAAGTAAATTTACATGAAAAGATGGTGGAAAAAATGTAGGGTATATGATAAGGGGGGCAAAAAATGATCTTTTCTAGTTCCAACTAATCAGAGGATTCTACACTGGTCCCACCTTCTGGTGCAGCTGTTTCATCCTGTGGCACAACAGATTCAACTGTTTTCTCCTCATCTGGTGAAACTTTTTCTGAACTATCCTCTTTTTTACTTGAATCATTAGAATCTTCTGATTTCTCGTGGGCATCTACATGTCCACCATCTGATGCTGACTCTACTGTGGTTTCATCATGGACTTGAACATTGTTTGGTGGATTAGATGATGAAGGATGAGATTTAGTGGAGACTCCTAACCCCTTGGAGAGAGAAACATACTTGAAAACAAGTTGTTTATAATTGTTCAGTAGGTCTTCAACATCACCTACTGTTAGGTCACCTACACTGGCAAACAAATATGGGTACTCCCTGAAAACTTCATTCAATTTATCCTCCTTTAAAAGCATATTTGCCCCTTTGTTCTCCAACTCTGAGAGGGATGGAACCTTTGTGATTAATGACTCATCTGCGAGGGTCATATTCTTATTTTCGTATTTTGGAAGAGATGGAGCAGTTTGTAATAAGGCATCGTTATTATCATTTGAAGCTCTTTTTTGGTGCTTGGTGGCTTCTGATCTTGGCTGGTTTCCATGATTTTGGTAAGTTGAACCGGAATCTTGTGTACTAGCTGAAAGCCCCGACAGAAGGGTGCGGGCGAATTCCATGTTTCTCTCAAACTCACTTTCATCCATTGAAAGGGCTTTTGCATCGATGTTTGAGATGAAGGACTCAACAGAGAGCATATTTGTAAAGTAATATGCTGCTTCCCCAGTCAATCGTGATTGGCGTCTAAATCTTTGTATATACAGTAGATTTGAGTGCAGTTGTGGAGGGTTCGCCTGCAAAGTATCATTAGTAGAAGAAACTTTGTTTTAACTGTAAAAGAAGATTCTAAGAGAAAATAAGGTCTTTATGCATAATTGGCATGTTCGGCCAATCTAAGTTTGAGCAACATGTATAAAAGAAAATCCATCATTCAAGTTAACACATCGGCAAAAAGAAACGATAACACAGTATAATTCTGTAGTTTATGTCTCTCACTGTCATATATTTCCAGTTCCACTAGTCTTCAGTTTTGAGGAACAGATAAATAATTTTGATAGCAAAGATTTCCAAAAATAAAGTCAAATATATCTGCACCATAAGCACTACAAAGGACTAAATTGTTTACAGCAACTAACATAAATTAATGAAACAAACACCCCAACCAAAGAATGTGTATTTATGGCCAATTGGTCACGCCATGATTAATGGACAGGTTCAAGCAACAAGGCATTTCAACATGCAAAGGTATTACACAACTTCCCAATTACAAACTTTATTTCTATTAAGGAAAGTTCAAGAAGCAAAAGACTGTATGTTAAAGCTTTTTTAAATAGAGGAATATATGTTAGAAGACAACGAGGGTGAAGTGCAAGAGAGGATATCCTCCAAAAGCAAccacaaagcaaaaacaaaaccTCCAATAGGAAACCACAAAACAAACAGATTGacaagagaaaacgaaaaaagaaCCCCCACGATTGACCCAAACACCTCCTATGACCGCCCCATTTCTCTCTTCAACAAGATAACTTGGACAAAAGGGGCAAACAAGTATATGTATGTACAAGTGAATATCCATAATTCATACCCATGATCTTTTAGAGGGTACAGGAACTAAGAAAATTGTACTTCAggaacaaaattattttattcttgaaaATTATGTGCATATCAATTTGTGATGAAATATTGGGATTACCTTTATGGTAACATAAATTAGCACAGGAAGAAAATCATCAGCTCCTGGAGGACTATCTTTGGATGCGAGAGAAGCATTAAGCAGCAAGTTACCGATAACCTTGCAGCAATTTAGTATACAGACAAGTTTGTCTCTGGGTGCCTTGTACATGTTGATTTTCTGCAATTCTTTTTGTGCAAGCTGCCGCCATAAAAACCAAACAGAAAATATAAGATTTTAAGGAAGCAGGATTACATACAGAAAAAGATTGCCAAAGCTGTAGTAAAAACTCAAGATTGGAAGAATTCTTCCAGCACTTTTGCCTGGCATTTGACAAATTGAAAATTTACAAACTAATATGGCAACTAGAGAGCcttatataaaattgattcttaggAAAAGATTGGCCAATCAAGAATATTATCCATCATGAAAGACAAAGTGACAAACATTAAGGTGCATATGTCATACATCATAGAATATGTTGTTATGAAGGGTTCAATCTTCAAATTTAATAACTCTGAGCAGCTTTTACAGTTTTGCTAAACCTACATATGTTTTTCCTTTTGtggggaaaagaaaaatgaatgtgTAGTTATGTACTCACCAACCACGATGTTTCATTCTCAAAGGCTGGCTTGATATCCAAATTTTCTGGCTTGATGAACTGTTGAACTAAAGCCATCTTTTCAGAAAGTTGGTCATCAAGTTTTACATCCTCTGGAAGAGAAGCAAATACACGGGCAAACAACTTTGTCATGACATACTTCTCAAGCCCCTGCATATGAGCAAAACCCAATGATCAATAGATCACCTAACAAGGTAAGTGTTATATGTTAAAttagtaacaaaaaaatttacagcAGAAAAAGGTGGCATCAGTAAGAAAGCACATAGAATCAGAAATTTTCCGAAAGACTCATTGAATTCTGGGGAAAAAAAGTACGACTAAGTTCTTGTTTAATTCATGCATGTCCAAGATTTTAACTAAACTATAAAGAAATGAGCTTTGATAATAATACTTGCATAAATTGCAGGGATGTGTGCACTTGGCAGGCAGAGTGACTAGATAAACTCTAGTTTCTAGTAAATAACATACGTTAAATCGAATATACAAAATATGTTACATTTTTAAATTGACAACCAGGGTGTTCAAGTTTTATTTACCTTTTTGTAGCTCAAGGATAACAACCTTCTATACATTCGCTAGCAAGTTTCATTCAAACAAATTCATATCTCAGAATACACCATAACATTGTGCAATGGTATATAATCAATGGGCGGTCCTACGAGCAAATTGCTGCCTCGATTGCTACAAAACATTCTTTTGCAATGAGGCAACTAGATGTGCGAATACACACCACAATACTAAATCCGTCTTCTATTCTAAATTTATCTCTACAACTTTCTTGACACTAGCTTTATAGAATTAATCATTATTCAAAGATAAAATCCAAGAAAAAGCCTccagaagaaaaatgaaaagggaaaagtGGGTCATAACGATCGAATAAATAACTGAATTCAACCACCCCAAGTTACAGGCTAAGAGACTAAAGCTACACTATTTTTAGCTGCACCAAATGCAAGGACcacagaaatcaaagaaaaaaaaaatattagaaggaTCAATGTCACAATTCAGTGATCCACAATCTAGTAcctaattaattgaatataaatatCTTAAGTTTTGGATCAAAAACATAAATACAGCACTGAATAAGCAAAACCAAAAGTGCAAAGATAtctaaagagagaaaagaaactaACTTCACCAGCACTTTCGAGCTCTTCATCAGAGCAACCAGCCCAAAGTGGATGAGCCCTAAAAGCAGCTTCCATGTTGGCAAAGAACTCTTGCACTGCGCCACCGTCCCTCTCAGGATCAGGTGCATTGTTCGAAAACGACACTATGAAACTGCAATCAATGGAACACACTCTCTCTTAACTCCTAAAATCATAGTAAGTAATTAATTTAGACCTACTGCTAAGCTAAGCTAAGCTAGTTTCTGATTAAAGCACCAATTAGgtttaacaataacaataaattaaCTAGATAGAAAGgaatcatagagagagagagagagagagagagagagagagagagagagagagagagagagagacctcTTGATGGCTTTGACGAAATCGGCGGCGGAGGGTTGGCGCATCCGCTCGAGGAAGTCGTGTAAGCCAAGGAAAACGTCGGCGTGTTCCATTCTCCGCCGCGCCGCAGTGACTTCTTCTTCGAAGAGTTGACAACACCAAGACGGAGAAACTGCTCCTTCTTGATGCGATCAAAAACCACAATTTTTTACTTTCTCATCCTTCTCAAATCTTCACCTTCCTTCCTTCCATGTAAaccctttctcttttttattttattttttattttactttaaacaGATTTTGTCATGTTCTTTCTTCTTTCGTTTTTTTGTTACATTGCGTGTAATACCTACTAATGGTAActtgatgtattttttttttaacatgaatGTTAACAAATTTGAGGGTTAGATTTgaggaattttaaaatttaatggaACACAAATCAAAAGGTGCAATATAAATCTGAGAGTTAGATTtgcgtatataaaaaaaatatctattgaTATCCAATTCTACATTACAGTAAAACATACCAATTTAAATAAGATGAAATTTTCATGCAGTTATTTTTATtgtgaaattaataaataaaaatctttATATGGTTTCAAAGATTAACTTGAcatgtcaccaaaaaaaaagatTAACTTGACATAAAAGACAAATATAAATAGATTTCCATCTTTAAAACGTGTAATAAAATTTgatgtgaaaaaaataaactttCCAATGCTTCTGATAAATGGATCAATTGTTAAGAAGAAATAGGACTAGTGAAACTTGTGATTTCAGCATATCGAAATTCTAACATACAGTATAAGTTACAATACAATGCTATCATTCACTACTACAAAGAACAAAAAATCAAGTAACCTCACTTCAACTACAAACACAGAAACGTTACGTACAAATAACATAACACCTTGTATTGATTCATATCCTTCCATACTAAAAAATAAGACCGGAAGGTATTGTGAACTCTGAAGAAATCTGTATCCTGAAATCCACATTCATGCCATTGCTAACTCCAGTTAACAGCTTCCAAAATCGATGAACCTGCTTCGGTTGCCGGCTCTAATTACCTCATGCATTCTTGATTCTTCCATT is a window from the Arachis hypogaea cultivar Tifrunner chromosome 17, arahy.Tifrunner.gnm2.J5K5, whole genome shotgun sequence genome containing:
- the LOC112764955 gene encoding vacuolar protein sorting-associated protein 9A translates to MEHADVFLGLHDFLERMRQPSAADFVKAIKSFIVSFSNNAPDPERDGGAVQEFFANMEAAFRAHPLWAGCSDEELESAGEGLEKYVMTKLFARVFASLPEDVKLDDQLSEKMALVQQFIKPENLDIKPAFENETSWLLAQKELQKINMYKAPRDKLVCILNCCKVIGNLLLNASLASKDSPPGADDFLPVLIYVTIKANPPQLHSNLLYIQRFRRQSRLTGEAAYYFTNMLSVESFISNIDAKALSMDESEFERNMEFARTLLSGLSASTQDSGSTYQNHGNQPRSEATKHQKRASNDNNDALLQTAPSLPKYENKNMTLADESLITKVPSLSELENKGANMLLKEDKLNEVFREYPYLFASVGDLTVGDVEDLLNNYKQLVFKYVSLSKGLGVSTKSHPSSSNPPNNVQVHDETTVESASDGGHVDAHEKSEDSNDSSKKEDSSEKVSPDEEKTVESVVPQDETAAPEGGTSVESSD